In Solenopsis invicta isolate M01_SB chromosome 9, UNIL_Sinv_3.0, whole genome shotgun sequence, the sequence TTCCTTTTCTTGATTTCAATtgtaattacttaataataaaataaaatgggccaattttagaaaaattgattttctctcTCCAGAGTAAAATCAaacagcaaaaaaatatattattgttatattattacatatcaaGATTCTCTATGTATTGTCAAAATTGTATAATCTTTTAACTTTCCGAGTTAAAAATCTTCCCTTAGTAAGTTAAAAGTTGACTTTATAACTTCagttaatttttacttttttaattagtttctatCAAGCTCTAAACAATGTGTACAAACCTTTTTCAGTCTCATCAACCACGCATTGTCCAGTACGTCCAAGCCATTTCACAAACGCAGTCAAAGTCAACCACTTAGTAGCGTTCATATGTATATGTCCTCTGTCAGAAATGTACTCTTGGTACACTCGATTTGCTGGCATTCGTCTGGTGCCAAATTGCCTCTTTAACAGATTCAAATATCCTTCTGAAAATTCTCGGGAAAATTGGTCCATGTACCGATGTGCGTTTTCAGCAAATAGCAATAGCTGACGATGATGTGACTCTGACATAGTATGACATTTGAAGCCATTCTCATCGCGACACTGTTTCTGGCACATTTGACAATACCATCGTAACTTTTGTAAACCTTTAGCTTTCATTTTGTTAGCAATATATTTGGGAGTCAGAATTTCGTGCTTACCCATTAATGGGCTTAACCTCACCACTTGTTTCACACTCAAATTGAAATTACTTACAGGTTAGAAGCGAAAACGATGTCAACATGCGATGtgattttattcttcttcttcttcttcttctttattgAATTGGCACCCGTCCCCAGTAACTAGCAGGACAGGGACGATTTGGCCATTAACCAGAGTAATTTTTTCGGGTAACAGAAAGGTATAAATGATGGGATGAGAGATGTAACGAGTTAtgataatagaaaagaattGGTGATGGCGAAGGAACCGGAGCTCTGGGAGCACGGGCGCGCGCTCCAAACAGCTGCGGAGCCACTTAAAgttaaagtcactagattaataaagtaccgcaattcataagactcaatgtataaggatttggagccaaaatggcgtcggaaagtgtaaagagtgcacactttcataatgtatgtatctacacattaagtgcaattatttaccGTGAGACACCGTGAGATGCGCtagatctgttgtgttattgttgtactttgagaaattaaacgtttaaaaacatgcctaattttgaataaattaaaacctttagacTGTATTgaagtgtttttaaataattgtcgtacagactttgtgccatcatgccacaatattgttgttaaacttatcaaaacatttattataggatgcatccattttaccttaaaaaatatatattaacacatatagaatacgcatatataatattaacgcatattgAACACATACAGTAGTAAAAGCGTTGCAATAAAGTCATATGTGAATAAGaatcattgtaaataaaattaatttatatagtttatgattttctttcttatttaaatacatttatacacatatgcacgttttaaatgtgccgcatgttggagccaaaatggcggaatgattgcggtactttataaatctagtgactttaacTTAAAGTGAGCATTAAGCGCCCTCCCCTTGAATCGCGTCGGAGACGTGAACTCGTGCTTGCACACGAGGCGGGAGGGTTCAAATGTTGAGTTCGCACGATTTGAAATATGAAAGTATGAGGCGACATAGTTTAGTAGTAGGATAGCTGAGGATAAGAAAGATGTTGATTTGGAATGAAGGATATTTGTCTTTAAGGTATTGTCTGAGATTAGATGATTTCGGAGTGGTAATAGGACAGTAAAAAATGATGTGGTTGGCGTCCTGCCGACCTTCCGCACAGGGGCAATTTGGTGAGTCTGACATATTTTTTCTGAATAGGCTGTATTTTAAGTTGTAGTGGTTGCTTCTGAGTCGGttgattattacaatttcttctCTGTCAAGAGGTTTGCGATG encodes:
- the LOC120358673 gene encoding DNA/RNA-binding protein KIN17-like; amino-acid sequence: MGKHEILTPKYIANKMKAKGLQKLRWYCQMCQKQCRDENGFKCHTMSESHHRQLLLFAENAHRYMDQFSREFSEGYLNLLKRQFGTRRMPANRVYQEYISDRGHIHMNATKWLTLTAFVKWLGRTGQCVVDETEKGWFITYIDRDPETLAAQKKKIKKAKMDKDDEERLMDFIAKQIEKAKQDTKAEGETSKTPLMRPENDTPLILNIKLKTKPKLLPVLK